The following are encoded together in the Planococcus antarcticus DSM 14505 genome:
- the pcrB gene encoding heptaprenylglyceryl phosphate synthase: protein MDFKTWRHVFKLDPVKEITDGHLERICRSGTDAILIGGSDDVTLDNVVYLMERLQRYALPVVLEVSTIDSVAPGFDYYFIPTVLNSDDPLWIKGLHHRAIREYGDILDWDELIPEGYCILNGDCKAAKLTGAKTDLTTNDVLAYARLAEHFFQLPIFYMEYSGIYGSIDLVRKVKEVLSETRLFYGGGIDSADKALAALDVADTIVVGNIIYENIEKAIETVEAVAETAD from the coding sequence ATGGATTTTAAAACATGGCGGCATGTCTTTAAATTAGATCCGGTAAAAGAGATAACGGATGGACATTTGGAACGAATTTGCAGATCCGGGACTGATGCCATCTTGATTGGCGGTAGCGATGATGTCACACTCGACAATGTCGTTTATTTAATGGAACGTTTGCAACGCTACGCTCTGCCGGTGGTCCTTGAAGTTTCAACAATTGATTCCGTGGCTCCAGGCTTTGACTATTATTTTATTCCGACGGTTTTAAATAGCGATGATCCATTGTGGATTAAAGGGCTTCACCATAGAGCAATTCGAGAATATGGTGACATCTTGGACTGGGATGAACTGATTCCGGAAGGCTATTGTATTTTGAACGGAGATTGTAAAGCTGCAAAATTAACTGGAGCAAAAACAGATTTGACGACGAATGACGTCTTGGCCTATGCTCGCCTGGCTGAACATTTTTTCCAGCTACCCATTTTTTATATGGAGTACAGCGGTATTTACGGAAGCATAGATCTGGTCCGCAAAGTAAAAGAGGTTTTGTCTGAAACCCGTTTGTTTTACGGTGGGGGAATCGATTCTGCTGACAAAGCATTAGCGGCATTGGACGTCGCAGATACTATTGTCGTTGGCAACATTATTTATGAAAATATTGAAAAAGCGATTGAAACCGTAGAGGCAGTTGCGGAAACGGCTGATTAA
- the pcrA gene encoding DNA helicase PcrA, which translates to MESITKNLLNGMNPEQAEAVKATEGPLLIMAGAGSGKTRVLTHRIAYLVLEKQVYPSNILAITFTNKAAREMRNRIDGLLGHGTGQRMWASTFHSMCVRILRRDIDRLNMSKNFSILDTTDQLTVIKNVLKQQNLDPKKYEPRTMLNAISSAKNECIDATQFAADMNQFNPYEKTVSDVYTAYEKRLKKNQSLDFDDLIMTTLNLFNTVPEVLEYYQNKFHYIHVDEYQDTNNAQYQLVQKLASKFKNICVVGDSDQSIYRWRGADITNILSFEKDYPNAKVIMLEQNYRSTKRILQAANDVIQKNTSRYPKELRTDNDDGPAITLHKAWDERQEAQFVVQTIQKLMDEENYKTSDFAILYRTNAQSRIMEEMFVKSNMSYTIVGGTKFYDRKEIKDLLAYLRLIANNDDDLSLARVINEPKRGIGATSFEKMARFAIEQDRTIMDALQEADFMGLTPKTAQTALEFRNMMASFTQMQEYLSVTELVEEVLKKSGYRQMLQNDKTIEGESRLENLEEFLSVTKAFEKQSDDKSLVAFLTDLALISDIDSLDDEEDADGPIILMTMHAAKGLEFPVVFIIGLEENVFPHSRSNNDDEELEEERRLAYVGITRAEQRLYLTHASSRTLFGKSNFNMQSRFISEISEELIEQTTAHHRAGAATSYKQAPKRTAVTRPDYNQSGGEKLGWKTGDKAKHKKWGTGTVVSVKGEGEQTELDIAFPSPVGIKRLLAKFAPIEKE; encoded by the coding sequence ATGGAATCGATAACGAAAAACTTACTAAACGGCATGAATCCGGAACAAGCGGAAGCGGTCAAGGCGACCGAAGGCCCTTTATTAATTATGGCAGGTGCGGGATCTGGTAAAACCCGTGTGTTAACACATCGGATTGCTTATTTGGTGCTGGAAAAACAAGTTTATCCGTCTAATATTTTAGCAATTACGTTTACCAATAAAGCAGCGCGTGAAATGCGTAACCGGATCGATGGATTGCTGGGGCACGGAACTGGGCAGCGTATGTGGGCTTCTACGTTCCACTCGATGTGCGTGCGTATCCTGAGACGCGATATCGACCGATTAAACATGTCGAAGAATTTCTCGATTTTGGATACCACAGACCAATTGACGGTCATCAAGAATGTACTGAAGCAACAAAACCTGGATCCGAAAAAATACGAACCCCGGACTATGCTCAATGCCATTTCATCGGCAAAAAATGAATGCATCGATGCAACACAGTTTGCGGCAGACATGAATCAGTTTAATCCGTACGAAAAGACGGTATCTGATGTCTACACAGCTTACGAGAAACGACTAAAGAAAAACCAGTCGCTCGATTTTGACGATTTGATCATGACGACATTAAATTTATTTAACACAGTTCCTGAAGTCCTTGAGTATTACCAAAATAAATTCCATTATATTCATGTGGATGAATACCAGGATACCAACAACGCTCAATACCAGCTAGTCCAAAAATTAGCTAGTAAGTTCAAAAATATTTGTGTGGTTGGAGATTCGGATCAGTCGATTTATCGCTGGCGCGGAGCAGACATTACCAATATCCTGTCATTCGAAAAAGATTATCCGAATGCCAAAGTCATTATGCTTGAGCAAAATTACCGCTCAACCAAGCGCATTTTGCAAGCAGCTAATGATGTCATCCAGAAAAACACGAGCCGTTATCCGAAAGAATTGCGGACTGATAACGATGATGGCCCAGCCATCACTTTGCATAAAGCATGGGACGAGCGTCAGGAAGCGCAATTTGTCGTTCAAACTATCCAGAAGTTAATGGATGAAGAAAATTACAAGACTTCTGATTTTGCAATTCTTTACCGCACGAATGCGCAGTCCCGAATAATGGAGGAGATGTTCGTTAAATCGAATATGTCTTATACCATCGTCGGCGGAACAAAGTTCTATGATCGTAAGGAAATCAAAGACTTGCTAGCATATTTGCGTTTGATTGCCAACAACGACGATGATTTGTCGTTGGCTCGTGTCATCAATGAACCAAAGCGCGGAATTGGCGCGACTTCTTTTGAAAAAATGGCACGCTTTGCCATTGAACAAGACCGCACCATTATGGATGCTTTGCAGGAAGCGGATTTTATGGGACTGACGCCTAAAACAGCGCAGACGGCTCTAGAATTCCGTAACATGATGGCTAGCTTTACACAAATGCAAGAATATTTATCGGTAACTGAATTAGTGGAAGAAGTGTTGAAGAAATCTGGCTATCGCCAGATGTTGCAAAACGACAAGACAATTGAAGGCGAAAGCCGTCTAGAAAACTTGGAAGAGTTTTTATCCGTAACGAAAGCCTTTGAAAAGCAAAGTGACGACAAATCATTAGTCGCTTTCTTGACAGATTTGGCATTGATTTCAGATATCGATTCCTTGGATGACGAGGAAGACGCAGATGGACCGATTATTTTAATGACGATGCATGCAGCAAAAGGATTGGAATTCCCTGTAGTCTTTATTATTGGTCTGGAAGAAAATGTATTTCCTCATTCCCGGTCGAATAATGACGACGAAGAATTGGAAGAAGAGCGGCGCCTTGCTTATGTTGGCATTACTCGCGCCGAGCAACGATTGTATTTAACGCATGCTTCTTCACGCACACTGTTCGGGAAAAGTAATTTTAATATGCAGTCTCGTTTTATTTCTGAGATTTCAGAAGAACTGATTGAGCAGACAACAGCACATCACCGCGCCGGTGCAGCCACGAGCTATAAACAGGCACCCAAACGCACGGCTGTGACACGCCCGGACTATAATCAATCGGGCGGAGAAAAGCTGGGATGGAAAACAGGCGACAAAGCGAAACATAAAAAATGGGGCACTGGAACGGTCGTCAGCGTTAAAGGTGAAGGCGAGCAAACAGAACTCGACATTGCTTTTCCAAGCCCTGTCGGCATCAAGCGACTATTGGCCAAATTTGCGCCGATTGAAAAAGAGTGA
- the ligA gene encoding NAD-dependent DNA ligase LigA, which produces MDRMKAEQRVNELNELLRNYGHAYYVLDKPAVPDAIYDQLLNELLELETLYPDLVFPDSPTQRIGGIPISNFDKVTHDRPMLSLSNVFGEEDLLEFDKRVRSGAGDEIEYVCELKIDGLAVSLLYEDGKFVKGATRGDGRIGEDITVNLRTIRAIPLKLEQPVTLEVRGEVFMPKKSFHVLNEQRGERGEELFANPRNAAAGSLRQLDPKVAASRNLDVFIYGIGGDGETYGLSEHNESLSYLAGLGFKTNQERHVAKSVEEVLAYIEKWTENRTKLSYEIDGIVIKVNRFLHQQDLGFTAKSPKWATAYKFPAEEVMTTVRDIELSVGRTGVVTPTAILDPVSVAGTTVQRASLHNEDLIKEKDIRIGDKVIIRKAGDIIPEVVSVIVEQRTGDELPFEMPKNCPACDSELNRIEGEVALRCVNPQCPAQITEGLIHFVSRNAMNIDGLGEKVIEQLYREDLIKDISDIYKLNKEQLLELDRMGDKSASNLIAAIEDSRSNSMEKLLFGLGIRHVGERGARILSEHFGSMERLMEATKEELVEIHEIGEKMADSVVTYFDNEEVRTLMERLREAGVNLTYTGTRVRVEAGANAFAGKKIVLTGKLEQLTRQEASVQIEALGGKLSGSVSKKTDLLIAGEEAGSKLDKARELKVDIWDEARLVEELNK; this is translated from the coding sequence ATGGATCGCATGAAAGCGGAACAACGTGTTAATGAATTGAACGAATTGCTTCGGAACTATGGACATGCTTATTACGTTCTAGATAAGCCGGCTGTTCCGGATGCCATCTACGATCAATTACTGAATGAATTGCTCGAATTGGAAACACTTTATCCAGATTTGGTGTTTCCGGATTCACCTACACAGCGAATTGGAGGAATACCGATTTCTAATTTTGATAAAGTGACGCACGACCGACCGATGCTCAGCTTATCGAATGTTTTTGGTGAAGAGGATCTTCTTGAATTCGATAAACGGGTGCGCAGCGGTGCAGGTGATGAAATCGAATATGTCTGCGAGTTAAAAATTGATGGCCTTGCAGTATCACTTCTCTATGAAGACGGTAAATTCGTTAAAGGAGCAACGCGCGGAGACGGCCGTATCGGTGAAGACATTACCGTTAACCTGCGGACTATTCGCGCTATCCCGCTAAAATTAGAGCAACCAGTAACGCTTGAAGTGCGTGGCGAAGTCTTCATGCCGAAAAAATCCTTTCATGTCTTGAACGAACAGCGTGGTGAGCGAGGCGAAGAGTTATTTGCTAATCCGCGGAACGCTGCGGCTGGATCGCTTCGCCAGTTAGATCCAAAAGTTGCAGCGAGTCGTAACTTAGATGTTTTTATTTACGGAATTGGTGGCGATGGAGAGACCTATGGCTTGTCTGAGCACAATGAGTCGCTAAGTTATTTGGCAGGGCTTGGGTTTAAAACCAATCAGGAACGCCATGTCGCAAAAAGCGTTGAAGAAGTATTAGCCTATATTGAAAAGTGGACAGAAAACCGGACCAAACTATCCTACGAAATTGACGGCATCGTTATCAAAGTCAATCGCTTTCTTCACCAGCAAGATCTCGGGTTTACGGCGAAAAGTCCAAAATGGGCAACTGCTTATAAATTTCCTGCAGAAGAAGTCATGACGACCGTTCGTGACATTGAGTTGAGTGTCGGACGGACCGGAGTTGTGACACCCACCGCCATACTGGATCCAGTATCTGTTGCAGGGACGACCGTCCAACGGGCTTCTTTGCACAACGAAGATTTAATTAAAGAAAAAGACATCCGAATCGGCGATAAAGTCATTATCCGAAAAGCCGGAGACATTATTCCGGAAGTGGTTTCGGTGATTGTTGAACAACGCACAGGTGACGAACTTCCTTTCGAAATGCCGAAAAATTGTCCGGCCTGCGACAGTGAGCTAAACCGCATAGAAGGGGAAGTGGCACTTCGCTGCGTCAATCCACAATGTCCTGCCCAAATTACAGAAGGCCTAATTCATTTTGTATCTCGTAATGCCATGAATATTGACGGGCTTGGGGAAAAAGTGATCGAGCAGTTATACCGGGAAGATTTGATAAAGGATATTTCCGATATTTATAAGTTGAACAAAGAACAATTGCTGGAACTGGATCGTATGGGCGACAAATCTGCTTCTAATTTAATTGCGGCAATCGAAGATTCTAGAAGCAATTCGATGGAGAAATTACTGTTCGGTCTGGGCATACGTCATGTAGGCGAAAGAGGGGCGCGGATTTTATCCGAGCATTTCGGTTCAATGGAGCGGCTGATGGAAGCGACGAAAGAAGAGTTAGTTGAAATTCATGAAATTGGTGAAAAAATGGCCGATTCCGTCGTCACTTATTTCGATAACGAAGAAGTTCGGACATTGATGGAACGTTTGCGTGAGGCTGGCGTCAATTTAACATATACAGGTACACGAGTCCGAGTGGAGGCCGGGGCCAACGCATTCGCAGGCAAAAAAATTGTGTTGACAGGTAAGTTGGAACAATTGACCCGCCAGGAAGCAAGCGTGCAAATCGAAGCGCTTGGCGGCAAACTCTCAGGCAGCGTCAGCAAAAAAACTGACTTGTTGATTGCTGGGGAAGAAGCGGGTTCCAAGCTCGACAAAGCACGTGAACTGAAGGTAGACATATGGGACGAAGCGCGTCTCGTTGAGGAATTGAATAAATAA
- a CDS encoding CamS family sex pheromone protein, which yields MKRIWWIPISLLLLTGCVPSGADEETEVVNEEEEVETAMIPSMQLDDQFYRTLLPYKESATRGKIVNRLNSRYDITETEKGLLRLSQKQFSPDDYYFQEGQKITDEDVTSWLQRTSKDNPAGLNAADDRTAEQKKAGERPPAEILAHVIEQNYLVKTNEDTIRLGGISVGLALNSVYYSSEDGISYEEEIPQEQIEKEGKRMAGEIVKRLREKEGLGDIPIVVGLFKQNSRNAMVPGIYFSSGAAPGGDQAVANWTAVNETYVLFPTAGADERYRDIDTAFRNFKQDVEIYFSNFTSVIGTGFYQDNELKELKIEIPIQFYGAAEVIGFTQYVTGLVVEHFPENVLVEVSVTSTNGPEALVLREAGETEPFVHIYE from the coding sequence ATGAAACGCATATGGTGGATTCCAATCAGCTTGCTACTGTTAACGGGGTGTGTTCCTTCCGGGGCTGATGAGGAAACGGAAGTGGTAAATGAGGAAGAAGAAGTAGAGACGGCAATGATTCCTAGCATGCAATTGGATGATCAGTTTTACCGTACACTTCTGCCATATAAAGAAAGTGCTACACGGGGAAAAATCGTCAATCGTCTGAACTCACGCTATGATATTACCGAGACAGAAAAAGGCTTGTTGCGATTGTCGCAAAAGCAATTTTCACCTGATGATTATTATTTCCAAGAAGGCCAGAAAATCACTGATGAAGATGTGACTTCGTGGCTGCAACGGACCAGTAAAGATAATCCGGCGGGATTGAACGCGGCAGATGATCGCACCGCAGAACAAAAAAAAGCGGGCGAACGCCCGCCTGCGGAAATACTGGCACATGTCATTGAACAGAATTATTTGGTGAAGACCAATGAAGATACGATAAGACTCGGTGGAATCTCGGTTGGCTTGGCGTTGAATTCAGTTTACTACAGTTCTGAAGATGGGATTTCTTACGAAGAGGAGATTCCTCAGGAACAGATTGAAAAAGAAGGCAAACGTATGGCCGGCGAGATCGTCAAACGCTTGCGAGAGAAAGAAGGCTTGGGAGATATACCGATTGTCGTAGGGCTGTTTAAACAGAATTCCCGCAATGCAATGGTGCCAGGCATTTACTTTTCATCTGGTGCCGCTCCCGGCGGAGATCAGGCTGTAGCGAATTGGACGGCAGTTAACGAAACCTATGTGCTGTTTCCGACTGCGGGTGCGGATGAACGTTACCGGGACATCGATACAGCATTCCGTAATTTTAAACAGGATGTCGAGATCTATTTTTCCAATTTCACCAGTGTTATCGGAACAGGATTTTATCAGGACAATGAATTAAAAGAACTGAAAATTGAAATTCCCATCCAGTTCTACGGAGCAGCTGAAGTGATCGGTTTCACGCAATATGTAACCGGACTGGTTGTCGAACATTTCCCTGAAAATGTGTTAGTGGAAGTCAGTGTGACTTCCACTAACGGACCTGAAGCACTAGTATTACGAGAAGCAGGAGAAACAGAGCCGTTTGTTCACATTTATGAATAA
- the gatC gene encoding Asp-tRNA(Asn)/Glu-tRNA(Gln) amidotransferase subunit GatC translates to MAKMTKEEVIEVAHLARLAITDEEAEHFADQLEAITNAMELLNELDTENVEPTTHVLQMVNVLREDKSTPGLDRELVLKNVKEHEGGQVKVPTILE, encoded by the coding sequence ATGGCGAAAATGACTAAAGAAGAAGTGATCGAAGTCGCTCATTTGGCGAGATTGGCAATTACTGATGAAGAAGCTGAACATTTTGCAGATCAATTAGAAGCAATTACGAATGCAATGGAATTGCTGAATGAACTGGATACAGAAAATGTTGAACCGACTACTCATGTACTGCAGATGGTCAACGTATTACGCGAAGATAAATCCACCCCAGGATTGGACCGCGAACTAGTTTTGAAAAATGTAAAAGAGCACGAAGGCGGACAAGTAAAAGTCCCAACAATTTTAGAATAG
- the gatA gene encoding Asp-tRNA(Asn)/Glu-tRNA(Gln) amidotransferase subunit GatA, producing the protein MSLVEKTAAQLQEMIHTKETTIAEMTEKAFDRIEALEPEVDAFLALNKERATQLAAEMDRVPFAERGPLFGLPIGVKDNIVTEGLVTTASSRILEGFNPVYNATVVEKLKAAGMVTVGKLNMDEFAMGSSNENSYYKKTKNPWNLETVPGGSSGGSAAAVASGQVPFSLGSDTGGSIRQPAAFCGVVGMKPTYGRVSRFGLIAYASSLDQIGPITRTVKDNALLLNSISGYDDKDSTSANVEVPDFTAALTGDITGLRIGVPKEYFAEGVGEAAKEAVLEALKVLEERGAICEEISLPHSKYALATYYLLASSEASSNLSRFDGIRYGYRTEKAGSLLEFYMNTRSEGFGDEVKRRIMLGTYALSSGYYDAYYKKAQKVRTLIKKDFDDAFEKYDVIIGPTTPTPAFKIGEIIDDPLTMYANDILTIPVNLAGVPAISIPCGFNNGLPLGLQIIGKYFDEETVYRVADVFEQATDFHKKTPQTWEGAAQ; encoded by the coding sequence ATGTCATTGGTAGAAAAAACAGCTGCACAATTGCAAGAAATGATACATACAAAGGAAACAACAATTGCCGAAATGACTGAAAAAGCATTTGACCGCATCGAAGCTCTTGAGCCGGAAGTGGATGCATTTCTTGCGTTAAACAAAGAACGTGCAACACAACTTGCTGCAGAAATGGATAGAGTGCCTTTTGCTGAACGCGGACCATTATTTGGTTTACCAATCGGAGTAAAAGATAATATCGTCACAGAAGGTCTTGTGACAACTGCTTCTAGCCGTATTTTAGAAGGGTTTAACCCAGTTTATAATGCGACAGTTGTAGAAAAATTAAAAGCAGCTGGAATGGTAACAGTCGGGAAATTGAATATGGACGAATTCGCAATGGGTTCTTCTAATGAAAATTCCTACTACAAAAAAACAAAAAACCCATGGAATCTTGAAACCGTTCCAGGTGGTTCTTCAGGTGGCTCTGCTGCTGCAGTGGCGTCAGGACAAGTACCTTTCTCGCTAGGTTCAGATACGGGTGGATCTATTCGTCAACCAGCCGCTTTTTGTGGTGTGGTCGGCATGAAGCCTACTTATGGACGAGTATCCCGTTTTGGTTTGATCGCTTACGCTTCTTCATTAGATCAAATCGGACCAATCACTAGAACTGTAAAAGACAACGCCTTATTGTTAAATTCCATTTCAGGATACGACGATAAAGATTCAACTTCTGCTAATGTCGAAGTTCCAGATTTCACTGCGGCATTGACTGGTGACATTACAGGGCTGCGTATCGGTGTTCCAAAAGAGTATTTTGCTGAAGGTGTCGGAGAAGCGGCAAAAGAAGCGGTTCTTGAGGCATTAAAAGTACTTGAAGAAAGAGGCGCAATTTGTGAAGAAATTTCACTTCCTCATTCGAAATATGCATTAGCCACTTATTATTTATTGGCTTCTTCTGAAGCATCTTCTAATCTTTCTCGTTTTGATGGCATTCGTTATGGCTACCGTACCGAGAAAGCCGGAAGCCTTCTTGAATTTTATATGAATACCCGCTCAGAAGGATTCGGTGATGAAGTCAAGCGCCGGATCATGCTTGGCACATATGCACTTAGCTCTGGCTATTACGATGCTTACTACAAAAAAGCTCAAAAAGTTCGTACATTGATCAAAAAGGATTTTGACGATGCTTTTGAAAAATACGATGTCATCATTGGCCCAACGACGCCAACACCGGCATTCAAGATCGGTGAGATCATTGATGATCCATTGACGATGTATGCCAATGATATTTTAACGATTCCAGTAAACTTAGCCGGTGTACCAGCTATTTCAATTCCATGTGGATTTAACAATGGATTACCGCTTGGCTTGCAAATTATCGGGAAATATTTTGACGAAGAAACGGTATATCGTGTGGCTGACGTTTTTGAACAAGCAACCGATTTCCATAAAAAAACTCCTCAAACATGGGAGGGAGCAGCACAATGA
- the gatB gene encoding Asp-tRNA(Asn)/Glu-tRNA(Gln) amidotransferase subunit GatB: MNFETIIGLEVHVELKTESKMFSPAPAHFGAEPNTNTNVIDLGYPGVLPVVNKTAVDWAMRAALALNCEITRHTKFDRKNYFYPDNPKAYQISQFDQPIGEHGWIEIEIKGEKKRIGITRLHMEEDAGKLTHTDKGYSLVDYNRQGTPLIEIVSEPDIRTADEAYAYLEKIKAIIQYTGVSDVRMEEGSLRCDANISLRPFGQDQFGTKTELKNLNSFNFVRKGIEHEQVRQEQVLLSGGTIEQETRRYDESTGKTLLMRIKEGSDDYRYFPEPDLVDIVIDDAWLERVRSEIPELPDARKARYVSELGMSSYDAMVLTLAKPISDFFEATVIAGADAKLASNWLMGEVSAYLNAEQKELEETKLTPEGLAGMIKLISDGTISSKIAKKVFKELIEKGGDANDIVKAKGLVQISDENTLREFVAAALDNNPRSIEDFKNGKDRAIGFLVGQIMKQTKGQANPPLLNKILLDEIAKR; encoded by the coding sequence ATGAATTTCGAAACAATCATCGGGCTTGAAGTCCACGTTGAATTAAAAACAGAATCGAAAATGTTTTCCCCAGCACCGGCTCACTTTGGTGCGGAACCGAATACCAATACTAACGTTATTGACCTTGGCTATCCTGGTGTTTTGCCAGTAGTTAATAAAACTGCAGTGGACTGGGCAATGAGAGCGGCGCTAGCGTTAAACTGTGAAATTACGCGCCATACGAAATTTGATCGCAAAAACTATTTCTATCCAGACAATCCGAAAGCTTATCAGATTTCACAATTTGATCAACCAATCGGCGAACATGGCTGGATTGAAATCGAGATAAAAGGCGAGAAAAAACGCATCGGTATTACACGTCTTCATATGGAAGAAGATGCAGGGAAATTGACGCATACGGATAAAGGTTATTCGCTAGTTGACTATAACCGTCAAGGAACGCCATTGATCGAAATCGTTTCGGAGCCAGATATTCGTACAGCTGATGAAGCGTATGCTTATCTTGAAAAAATCAAAGCGATTATTCAATACACAGGCGTTTCAGACGTACGTATGGAAGAAGGGTCATTGCGTTGCGACGCGAACATCTCGCTTCGTCCATTCGGTCAAGACCAATTCGGTACGAAAACGGAATTGAAAAACTTGAATTCATTCAACTTTGTTCGTAAAGGTATCGAGCACGAACAAGTTCGTCAGGAACAAGTTCTCTTGTCAGGTGGGACCATCGAGCAAGAGACACGCCGCTACGACGAATCGACAGGAAAAACTTTGTTGATGCGCATTAAAGAAGGATCTGACGATTACCGTTACTTCCCAGAGCCAGATTTAGTCGACATTGTCATTGATGATGCTTGGCTTGAACGTGTTCGATCTGAAATTCCTGAATTGCCGGATGCTCGGAAAGCTCGCTATGTTTCAGAGCTTGGCATGTCTTCCTACGACGCCATGGTTTTAACACTCGCAAAACCAATTTCCGACTTCTTTGAAGCGACGGTAATTGCTGGTGCTGACGCCAAACTAGCTTCCAACTGGTTGATGGGTGAAGTATCCGCTTATCTGAATGCTGAGCAAAAAGAGCTGGAAGAAACAAAATTGACACCTGAAGGTTTGGCTGGCATGATCAAGCTGATTTCTGACGGCACAATTTCGTCTAAAATCGCTAAGAAAGTATTCAAGGAATTGATTGAAAAAGGCGGCGACGCGAACGATATCGTCAAAGCAAAAGGGCTTGTTCAGATCTCGGATGAAAACACATTGCGTGAATTTGTCGCAGCAGCACTCGACAACAACCCACGATCGATTGAAGACTTCAAAAACGGCAAAGACCGCGCAATCGGTTTCCTTGTCGGGCAAATCATGAAGCAAACAAAAGGGCAGGCAAATCCGCCATTGCTCAACAAAATCCTTCTTGATGAGATTGCAAAGAGATAA
- a CDS encoding thioredoxin family protein codes for MMTEQQYFETGITLESYMAQMESNQQKSYSIYEKFELPEDPEFMALLKDKKPHILVITEDWCGDAMMNNAILRKITDAADLEVHCVYRDENLELMDRYLTNSGRSIPKYIILSEDGNVLGDWGPRAPKVQKFVDDKKLMLPEKDDPQYELHMKTVIGEISDGFVYNNDFWQIVYEDLRQAFEKALK; via the coding sequence ATGATGACCGAGCAGCAGTATTTTGAAACAGGCATTACCTTGGAAAGTTATATGGCTCAAATGGAGTCGAACCAGCAAAAGTCCTACAGCATCTACGAAAAGTTTGAACTTCCAGAAGATCCGGAGTTTATGGCCTTGTTGAAAGATAAAAAACCCCATATTTTAGTTATCACCGAAGATTGGTGCGGAGATGCCATGATGAACAATGCCATCCTGCGAAAAATCACTGATGCGGCTGATTTAGAGGTTCATTGCGTATACCGGGATGAAAACCTCGAATTAATGGATCGTTACTTGACGAACAGCGGGCGTTCAATTCCAAAATACATCATCCTTTCAGAAGACGGCAATGTCCTTGGTGACTGGGGTCCAAGAGCACCTAAAGTGCAGAAGTTTGTCGATGATAAAAAATTGATGCTTCCCGAGAAGGACGATCCGCAATACGAGCTTCACATGAAAACGGTTATTGGTGAAATTTCGGACGGTTTTGTCTATAATAATGATTTTTGGCAAATTGTTTACGAAGATTTGCGCCAGGCATTTGAAAAAGCGTTAAAATAG
- a CDS encoding diacylglycerol kinase has translation MKRARIIYNPTSGRELFRKHLPEVLEKMEKAGYETSCHATTCEGDAIQAASFAVERKFDLVIAVGGDGTLNEVVSGIAKFEDRPKVGLIPMGTTNDFARAVHIPRDITKAVDIILKGNSVPVDIGLMNDDRYFINIAGGGRLTELTYEVPSKLKTVLGQMAYYLKGIEMIPSIRSSRVRIEYDGQVFDDSAMMFLIGLTNSVGGFERLAPDASINDGKFTLLILKELNMAEFIRVASLALRGEHLSDPHVIYAKASKITVTTQERVLLNLDGEYGGVLPAVFENLAGHIEMYVPIDFVNEKDHK, from the coding sequence ATGAAACGTGCACGTATTATTTACAATCCAACTTCGGGCCGAGAGTTGTTCCGGAAACACCTGCCCGAAGTTTTGGAGAAAATGGAGAAGGCCGGCTACGAAACATCCTGTCATGCGACCACTTGTGAAGGCGATGCCATTCAGGCAGCGTCGTTTGCTGTTGAGCGAAAGTTCGATTTAGTGATAGCTGTCGGTGGAGACGGTACATTAAATGAAGTTGTTTCGGGAATCGCTAAATTTGAAGATCGCCCTAAAGTTGGCCTAATCCCGATGGGGACGACCAATGACTTTGCCCGTGCTGTTCACATTCCGCGTGATATTACGAAAGCGGTCGATATTATCCTAAAAGGGAATTCTGTCCCCGTAGATATCGGTCTGATGAACGATGATCGCTATTTTATCAATATTGCAGGCGGAGGCAGACTCACAGAGTTGACCTATGAGGTGCCGAGTAAATTGAAAACGGTACTTGGCCAAATGGCTTATTATTTGAAGGGCATTGAGATGATTCCTTCAATCCGATCTTCACGTGTTCGGATTGAATACGACGGACAGGTTTTCGATGACAGTGCGATGATGTTTTTGATCGGATTGACCAACTCGGTTGGAGGCTTTGAGAGATTGGCACCGGATGCCAGCATTAATGACGGCAAGTTTACTTTATTGATTTTGAAAGAACTCAATATGGCAGAGTTTATTCGCGTGGCTTCTTTAGCTTTGCGTGGGGAGCATTTATCAGATCCCCATGTGATTTATGCAAAGGCCAGTAAAATTACAGTAACCACGCAAGAGCGGGTACTGTTGAATTTGGATGGGGAATACGGCGGTGTGCTACCGGCCGTATTCGAAAACCTGGCTGGCCATATTGAAATGTATGTGCCGATTGATTTTGTAAACGAAAAAGATCACAAATAA